The following proteins are encoded in a genomic region of Stutzerimonas stutzeri:
- a CDS encoding LysR family transcriptional regulator: MELRHLRCFIAVAEELHFARAAARLHIEQSPLSRIIKELEYRLGVQLFERTTRRTRLTWAGKVLLEEARRVLAVVDQAKASVKSAAAGYRGRIRVALSDGIPQSRLAALLAQCREEEPEVEICLSEVTFSEQIKGLNDDLFDIGLAQSDEVGDGLVAEPVWFDPLVVAVPTRHPLLTYRRVPLDEVVRYPLVLCDPQVCQGFWQQLQRVLGAVDTRLTIADRVPTLDLMMALVAAGYGLGFSSLARINELNNPDVVARPLDGCASMLTTYLIRREGEPAEQLSRFIGRVSPTESQALLPDHTSQKEIA; encoded by the coding sequence GTGGAACTGCGCCACCTTCGCTGTTTCATCGCCGTCGCAGAAGAACTGCACTTTGCCCGTGCCGCCGCGCGCCTGCATATCGAACAGTCGCCCCTGTCGCGGATCATCAAGGAACTGGAGTACCGCCTGGGCGTGCAGTTGTTCGAGCGCACCACGCGGCGCACGCGCCTGACCTGGGCCGGCAAGGTGCTCTTGGAAGAAGCGCGCCGGGTGCTGGCCGTGGTCGACCAGGCCAAGGCCAGCGTCAAGAGCGCGGCGGCCGGCTACCGCGGGCGCATCCGCGTCGCGCTGTCCGATGGCATCCCGCAGTCACGCTTGGCCGCCCTGCTCGCCCAGTGCCGCGAGGAGGAACCGGAGGTCGAGATCTGCCTATCGGAAGTCACCTTCAGCGAACAGATCAAAGGCCTGAACGACGACCTGTTCGATATCGGGCTTGCACAGTCCGACGAGGTCGGCGATGGGCTGGTGGCCGAGCCGGTCTGGTTCGATCCACTGGTAGTGGCGGTGCCGACCCGCCACCCGCTGCTGACTTATCGGCGCGTGCCGCTCGATGAAGTGGTGCGCTACCCGCTGGTGCTCTGCGATCCGCAGGTCTGCCAAGGATTCTGGCAACAGTTACAGCGGGTATTGGGCGCCGTGGATACGCGACTGACCATCGCCGACCGCGTACCGACACTGGACCTGATGATGGCGCTGGTCGCTGCGGGTTACGGCCTGGGTTTCTCCAGCCTGGCGCGCATCAACGAACTGAACAATCCGGACGTTGTGGCCAGACCGCTAGACGGCTGTGCATCGATGCTAACCACCTACTTGATACGACGCGAAGGCGAGCCGGCCGAGCAATTGTCCCGGTTTATCGGGCGGGTTAGCCCGACGGAAAGCCAGGCGTTGCTGCCGGATCACACATCACAGAAGGAAATCGCCTGA
- a CDS encoding toxin: MKALFVELSPFERNRKAYLDDDEYSLFQQMLLANPEAGAVIANSGGLRKVRFGSVRRSKGKRSGVRVIYYYWHSGLQFWLFTLYDKDELDDLSSDQRRQLKALLEREVKARQAP; encoded by the coding sequence ATGAAAGCATTGTTCGTTGAACTGTCACCCTTTGAGCGCAACCGAAAAGCCTACCTCGATGACGACGAGTACTCTCTATTCCAGCAGATGCTCTTGGCCAACCCAGAGGCAGGCGCAGTCATCGCCAACAGTGGTGGTCTGAGGAAGGTCCGCTTCGGATCAGTCAGGCGCAGCAAGGGAAAGCGAAGTGGCGTTCGGGTGATTTATTACTACTGGCACAGCGGTCTGCAGTTCTGGCTTTTCACCCTGTATGACAAAGACGAACTCGATGACCTGAGCAGTGACCAGCGTAGGCAATTGAAAGCGCTCCTTGAGCGCGAAGTGAAGGCGAGGCAAGCACCATGA
- a CDS encoding helix-turn-helix domain-containing protein, with amino-acid sequence MTKRDIFSELIEGFDDLVAAREGKRTLRTHKVEYKPIEPATGAEIVALREKLQMSQGVFAQAIHAKPATLKNWEQNRSKPNDQATVLIRILSKHPELIRELA; translated from the coding sequence ATGACCAAACGCGATATTTTTTCCGAGCTGATCGAAGGCTTCGACGACCTGGTCGCCGCACGTGAAGGCAAGCGTACGCTTCGTACCCACAAGGTCGAATACAAGCCAATCGAACCCGCGACGGGCGCGGAAATCGTCGCTCTGCGCGAAAAGCTGCAGATGTCCCAGGGTGTATTTGCGCAGGCCATTCACGCCAAGCCTGCGACTCTCAAGAACTGGGAACAGAACCGCTCAAAGCCCAACGACCAGGCCACCGTCTTGATCCGTATCCTGAGCAAGCACCCAGAGCTCATACGCGAACTGGCGTAG
- a CDS encoding conjugal transfer protein TraG, with the protein MQATTVLYGQVLVVLAITLSGVWGATQWTAAALGYQARLGAPWFELLGTPVYHPWRLFEWWFVFDAYAPDVFNVGGSIAACSSLLALVVAIGMAIWRARQARRVTTYGSARWADADEVRKAGLTQPAGVFLGQFEEQYLRHEGPEHVLTFAPTRSGKGVGLVVPTLLSWPASAVIHDIKGENWSLTAGWRSRFSHCLLFNPTDLASAAYNPLLEVRRGTHEVRDVQNIADILVDPEGALERRNHWEKTSHALLVGAILHVLYAGQDKTLRGVANFLSDPACTFELTLHRMMTTPHLGDAPHPVVASAAREVLNKSDNERSGVLSTAMSFLGLYRDPTVAEVTSRCDWRIADLISAEHPVSLYLVVPPSDISRTKPLIRLILNQVGRRLTESLDGSDGIERRHKLLLMLDEFPALGRLDFFETALAFMAGYGLRAFLISQSLNQIDKAYGLNHSILDNCHVRVTFATNDERTAKRISETLGTATELRAQRNYAGHRLAPWLGHLMVSRQETARPLLTPGEVMQLPSDEAVVMLSGLAPIRAKKLRYFTDANFQSRVLPAPRLQPGRYADAPAPRADDWSGMVVPAAVAASPIDLSDDETVEDGGLRRQPELAELAQLPDHDDLASDLLLLDEDDIPAPFPTQPDPRLQRVARLAALDPDDGIAL; encoded by the coding sequence ATGCAAGCGACGACGGTGCTGTACGGCCAGGTTCTGGTGGTGTTGGCCATTACCCTGTCCGGGGTGTGGGGGGCTACCCAGTGGACGGCGGCCGCGCTCGGCTACCAGGCGCGCCTGGGGGCACCCTGGTTCGAGTTGCTGGGCACGCCGGTGTATCACCCCTGGCGTCTGTTCGAGTGGTGGTTCGTCTTCGATGCCTATGCGCCGGACGTCTTCAACGTTGGCGGCAGCATCGCCGCTTGCAGCAGCCTTCTGGCACTGGTAGTGGCCATCGGCATGGCGATCTGGCGGGCGCGCCAGGCGAGGCGAGTAACCACTTACGGCTCAGCGCGCTGGGCCGATGCCGATGAGGTTCGCAAAGCTGGTCTAACCCAGCCAGCAGGTGTTTTTCTCGGCCAGTTCGAAGAACAGTACCTGCGTCATGAAGGCCCCGAGCATGTGCTCACCTTCGCACCAACGCGCTCGGGCAAGGGCGTCGGCCTGGTTGTGCCGACCCTGCTCTCCTGGCCTGCCTCAGCGGTCATCCACGACATCAAGGGCGAGAACTGGAGCCTGACCGCGGGATGGCGCTCGCGTTTCTCCCACTGCCTGCTGTTCAACCCCACCGACCTGGCCTCGGCTGCCTACAACCCGCTGCTGGAAGTACGTCGCGGCACCCACGAGGTGCGCGACGTGCAGAACATCGCCGATATCCTGGTCGACCCGGAAGGTGCGCTGGAGCGGCGCAACCACTGGGAGAAAACCAGCCATGCGCTGCTCGTCGGCGCCATCCTGCACGTCCTCTACGCCGGCCAGGACAAGACCCTGCGCGGCGTCGCCAACTTCCTCTCCGATCCGGCCTGCACCTTCGAGCTGACGCTGCACCGGATGATGACCACGCCGCACCTGGGCGATGCACCGCATCCGGTGGTGGCCTCGGCCGCGCGGGAAGTGCTGAACAAGAGCGACAACGAGCGCTCGGGCGTGCTGTCCACGGCGATGTCCTTCCTCGGCCTGTATCGCGACCCGACGGTGGCCGAGGTCACCTCGCGCTGCGACTGGCGCATCGCCGACCTGATCTCTGCCGAGCATCCGGTGTCGCTGTATCTGGTGGTGCCGCCCTCGGATATCAGCCGCACCAAGCCACTGATCCGCCTGATCCTCAACCAGGTCGGCCGCCGCCTGACCGAGTCGCTCGACGGCTCCGACGGCATCGAGCGAAGGCACAAACTGCTGCTGATGCTCGATGAGTTTCCGGCGCTGGGGCGGCTGGATTTCTTCGAGACGGCCCTGGCGTTTATGGCCGGCTATGGGCTGCGCGCCTTCCTCATTTCGCAATCGCTGAACCAGATCGACAAGGCCTACGGCCTGAACCACTCGATCCTCGATAACTGCCATGTGCGGGTGACCTTCGCCACCAACGACGAACGCACCGCCAAACGCATCTCAGAGACCCTGGGTACTGCCACCGAACTGCGCGCGCAGCGCAACTACGCCGGCCACCGTCTGGCGCCCTGGCTGGGCCATCTGATGGTGTCTCGCCAGGAAACCGCACGCCCGCTGCTGACCCCGGGCGAGGTCATGCAACTGCCCAGCGACGAGGCCGTGGTGATGCTTTCGGGACTCGCGCCGATCCGCGCGAAGAAGCTGCGCTACTTCACCGACGCCAACTTCCAGAGCCGTGTGCTGCCGGCACCACGCTTGCAGCCGGGCCGCTACGCGGACGCACCGGCGCCACGCGCAGACGACTGGAGCGGCATGGTCGTGCCGGCAGCTGTTGCCGCGTCGCCGATCGACCTGAGCGATGACGAGACCGTCGAGGATGGCGGCCTGCGCCGTCAGCCGGAGTTGGCGGAACTCGCCCAGTTGCCGGATCACGACGACTTGGCCAGCGACCTGCTGCTGCTCGACGAGGACGACATTCCCGCCCCCTTCCCCACCCAGCCGGATCCGCGCCTGCAGCGCGTGGCGCGGCTGGCCGCCCTCGACCCTGACGATGGAATAGCCCTATGA